Part of the Chanos chanos chromosome 5, fChaCha1.1, whole genome shotgun sequence genome, CCGACCAGTCCAGCACGTTAGACACATCGTGCAGGTAGTGCAGACGCTTTGAAAGACCAACAAATAAATAGCAGAAAAGTGTAGAATTGACGTTAATGTCTGCCATTTTTATAAGGCAGGGCCTCAGGTGAGTAAATGTGGTTACAATTCTAATAGCACAAGAACTAGGCAAACGTACCTGGTGAACCATCTGCATCAGCTCCTTTCCAACTGCATACATATTCATAGCAAGAACCAGGAACATACAGGTTGTTATGATGTAGCATTGCTGAGGAAATGAATAAAGATTTGttgagtctctttttttcccacccttGTCTGTGAGCATTACGTAACGTATGACCTGTGAATCAGTTTGAGCTTTTCTTCATGCCATACCTGATCCAGGGACCTGGTGGCCATGTGGACGGTAGTCAcgttgttttctttatttaggGTTGGTCTCAAATTCACGATGAGGTAAGTGAGCGGATACACCCCCAAGGCATACACAATCATATTAAGTAGGTGTGCCTTAACCCCATACGCATTCCTGTATTAAAGACCGAGAGCATAGGTAAGTGTGTGTCCTAacgtgtctttctttttttcgaaATACACTGAAATTGAAAATCATCAGCCTATCTACAACATTGAAGAAAGATTTAAAGAAAgccttttttctccttatttGCTCTTCAAACTCTCAGGGTGAAAtccaaaatgtacaaaaaaaacattgtacaTGTTATCTGTGTATCAATCCGACAGGCATCCAACATAAACTCAAAGCTCCCAATGGACAAAAATAGTTAACATCCTCATCACGTTCATGTTGTCGTTTTAGTGTGTTTTAAtaatcatcataaaaaaaattagttgTCAATAAAAGCTTGAGCCAAAGACTAAATTAACAGGATCGTGATTTCATAAATGCAGACAGCTGCCAGAAACATGTCGGACACCGTGAAGAATGACTAGAACCATCCTAGAAATGTGGGGATTTCAAATCAGTACCCCAGCACAAGTGTGACTCAGTAACATCCATGCTGAGATCTCAAGCCGTCCACACAGGTGGTAGTGACGGCGCATGGCACAGCTGAGTGATGCCAAAGAAAACTCACCATTTCATCTCCAGGTATTTCTTGCAGACTGGATGGGTAAGCAGCTCAATTCGATTGTATTGTACCATGGCCTATGAGGCAGAGAGGGGGACAAGAAAGAGTGTTCGTTCGTTTAATATTCAGCAGTATTAGTTCTCATCACCCAAATCTTAATAACTGTCTGTTTACACAGCATGTCTCTTCACGGCAAAGCCTTGTGACTGAGTAGCACCACTGTGTGATTTTCACTTGCATTTAGCGCAGCCAGTGGCTTGTAAGTGTGACTCCAGATTTTTACTTGCATTTAGCGCAGCCAGTGGCTTGTAATTGTCCTTGACATCCTTTGGTCCCCTTACACTCTGCAATGGATGCTGAAGCCATTTGAAGTTATACTCAATCTATTCACAAGATAGAGCAGGCACATTTGGCTATGCATGAGATACATGTGACTTCGTAAGAAATGATTCAGGcgatgaaatttttttttttcttagaataTGACTCACAGAATAGTTGCAAGAGCTCACGTCGTCCTCTGACTCTTTGATACAGGTGTCCAGTAGATACTGTGGTGGACAGAGATGTGAACTGGGTTTGAACTTTGTGCTCTGTTTAATTTTCCACACGCCcatctgtttgtctggttttgaaTTCAAAGCGATCTAACTCACCTTAAAGGACTCTGGGAGTAACTCTATCATATCCATAACAGTACAGCGTTTTGCTGAATTCTAACTCACCTTAAAGGACTCTGGGAGTAACTCTATCATGTCCATAACAGTACAGCGTTTTGCTGAATTCTAACTCACCTTAAAGGACTCTAGGAGTAACTCTATCATGTCCATAACAGTACAGCGTTTTGCTGAATTCTAACTCACCTTAAAGGACTCTGGGAGTAACTCTATCATATCCATAACAGTACAGCGTTTTGCTGAATTGAACTTAAACGTTGTTATGGCCTCTTCACacctgaaacaaaaaaatgtgacaGATTCTCCAGGACCTCACAAACGTTTGCATACTCTACAGGCCGGATTCAAATCATATCCAGTCGAGCCTCCCATATCTGGCCTGACGCAGTCATTGCACAAGCGAAAAAGCCAAAAGTCAAACTCGGTCTCTGCGTCAACAGATGTTACGTTATGAAAAAATTTTGAACACGATGTCAGACGTGTTTCGTTTCCGCTGTGTGGAGTGGCTGACTGACATTTGGTTGACGTCCAAACTAACCTGTCGCTCTCAATCACAGCGTTGGTCACTTCCTTTTGGCCATTGTGCACTGCTTCATGCAGAAAGGAGGCGTCGCTTTTGTTGAGGATGAATTGGGCTCCCCTGTGCAGCAGTAGCTTCACGGCTGCTACGTGCCCTTCTCTGGCAGCCAGATGCAGGGCAGTGTTCTGGAGAGAAAAGATCCCAAACGCAACAGATTTTCCAGCtttttccagattttttttttaatgtttctgaagACATTAAAGCCCATATTTTATTGTTCAAgccttatttttattttgttgttgttgttgttgtttttaattgtcaaTTTCTAAATCAAATTTTACATCAAATTTTGAGTTTTCATCACAAACAGCTCTACTATCTTGAAACATTCATCCCAGTGTTGGGTTGTTCTTCTTCAGGGCCTTTTATTCACTGAAGATTATGCTTCCTATTTAATCTTATATTACATGAGTTTTGCTTAGTGGCATCAGTTGGAGGACGACTGTCTTGGCTGTGTTTTGTCGCATTTTACGGTGTGTCAGCAAAGCTAGTGGAGCACACTGTAATCCTACCCCGTCTCCGTCGGTTTTGTCCAGTAATTTGATGTTTGATGCCAGTAGAGTATCCATTGTCTGAGTGTATCCTTCGGCTGCTGCATGGTGTAAGCTAGTCCATCCTTTGTAGTCACTGCATAGCAAATAATTACACCAGTGTGAGAAAGGAGGGTCCCATTACACAGAACTTCAGTGGAGAGATAATTGGACTGATTTTAGCTTGTTAGCACTAACTCTGCACTGGTAGAGCACAGCCTATTGGGCCCAGTTTTAGGAAATCACAGCTGACGCACCTTATTGTCGACTCCAGAtacaaataaaagcaaattGAGCAATTATATGAAGTTCGAATGAATGTGTTACCCAGTGGGGTAGGATATGAGCTAACCATTAACCATTGCAGTGGAGAATAAAACCATTGTGGTATTACTTTGGTATTACTGCATAGAGGATTTTAGCGCAGATGGGGAATGATAACTATATGCATAGCCATACCTGTGGAACAAAGCACCTTTTCGGAGCAGTAGTTCCACCACTTTCACGTGACCGCCACGGGAGGCAAGATGGAGGGGAGTCATGCCCTTCTCGTCCCCGTCATTTAAGAGTCTCGTGTCTGTCATCGTCTCCAGCAGCCTTTGGCAAGTATTTATCCTTCCATACCTCAAAGGAGAAAGACATCGGTCATTCTAGTGGTATTTCAGTAAAGGCATCCCGGTACAAAAGCGTATGTTCTGGGGTACAGGGAGATAGTCAAAGACTAAATGTCTTGTACGGGGTAATAGTCATAAGCtaagtgtctttcttttttcactagATCTGTAATCTTTAACACAGTGGGAGCTGATCCTTTTTAGCTCCATATAAAATCGTATAAAATCTCTTTTTCTGCAATGGTTGTGGGTCCTGTGAGACTGTCCTACGGTCCAGTTCTGTTGATACCTACTCTGCAGCAAAGTGTAGAGCAGATTTCTTCTGTTTGGACTTCTGGTCCAGTGACACCTCCAGCCCTAGcatgtttttcactgtttctgGAATTCCCAGCCTGCAGGCGTAGTGTAGAGGGGTGCAGCCTTCAAGGTCCTCGTCCATAAGGAGTTCTCGTATGGTCTCGTGCTGAAACACAAACCTGCCTTCAGAAAATGGACTTTTTCGTCACTTCAGAGGTCTGCGGGCTTTATCGTACCATATGCAGCCCAGATCTCTCACTCCAGAGCTCAAGTACCCGgcacacagtatttttttttgtatcaccCCTTCACAGTTACACATGATTCACCCGAACAGCTAATTATCAACCATTAAATCACTGGAATCAGATGCCGTAGTGCGGggcaaaaaaacagcatttaagGACTGGGTCAACAAACATCGGTATAAAGGATTCATCTGTTAAACAGGCTAAAACTTTTACTGACTTTAGCCTGTGCTGTATGCAGTATGCTGCTGTGGACACAAAAAGGGCTGCTACCATGTACTATAAAGGTAAAAATACCCAAGGGAGAATTCTTATTTCCTCTTTTGCACTTCAGTTCTCCTCTGCACTGCATCTTATATCTGAATTTCACAACACCAGGTGGCACTAAAACTCCATCAGTTGAAATCAGTTGTAGACTGTTCAGCAGTGGGGTAATAGGTAACATAAACCTTAATCACACAGTTCAGACCCAAACAAGCCTCTTTAGTAAAGTTACCTGTAGCACCTCTGTTGGCAGGTTTTTGAGACCCCTGGGCTGAAGGATCACCAAATGCAAGAAGTTACAGCCGGACTTGTCTTTTATCTTCAAATCAGCTCCTACGGAATTTTTTCCAAGAAAGTGAATCATTCGGAGCATTTCTTCCATCTCTCAGGTAACTGAAAGTGTTACTgttttgtgtgaatatttggATGCCCACCGTGAGATAGTAACAGGTTCACTGTTCTCCAGGCTCCACAACTTGTAGCCAGAAGCAAAGGAGAGTGACCTTTACAGTCTACAAAGTCAATATCTGCTCCCtggcaggagaagaaaaaaaaaaaaaaaccccaaaatgttttaaacatgtattttgACATTCAGCTTTTTAAAGGCTGTTCTTACACATACCATAGAGATGAGATATTCAGCCAGTTCACAGTGATCAAAAATGGTTGCCCTGCAAATtcagaacacaaaaacagaaattataGGGATATCTGAATGTTCTCCCCACTACGTGCTAATTCACCCGATGAAGTACATCAAACGTACTTATGCAGGGGTGTCTGACAAGCTCCGTCGGTGATGTTGATGATGTCACGCACTCGGTCGTAAGCCAAGATCATGACTTTTACCGCTTCAGTGGCACCTTGAGTGCATGCAAAATGAAGGGCTGTGGACTTGTCGCACTATAGAGATATTAAGAGGGAGTATAGGGAACAAGGAACATGGATTAGCATGGATTATGGCATTATGACAGTGCATTCTCAGAAAGTCACATTAGTTCCAAAATGAGTTTCAAAATTAGCTTTTGGCGTCAAGCTGCATGGAACTTTGACTTAAGAAAAGTGTCATTTCTCAGTGCTGAGTCTAACGTGGTGATTCCATTCTCGTTAAGAACTGCAATCAGTCACTATTGATTcggttatctctctctctctctctctctctcacacacacacacacacaaagacccatCAACATATTTGCATGGAAATGCTTACCTGCTGCTGGTCGATCTTTGCTCCCTGAGCGATGCAGAATTTAATGACTTCAAGGTTCCCTCCACGCACAGCCAGATGGAGGGGGCTACTGCAGGTTTTGTCCACATAGTTTATATGAGACTCGGTCGACATGCAAACCTCTTCACCTtcatgagaaaacacatttgggaaaaaagaaagaaataaaaaaaaacatgcaatgCACTCAAACTTTTGATGCACAAAATACACTCATGTACATGTCtggaaaatggatggatggacagaaaatggatggatggatggatggataaaagGGATGTGTCTCTTGTCAGCAATATAATAGTGGCTAACCAACCCCTTTTAAGTACCACTTCCATTGATTTTTTTGCTCCAGCAAAAGCCGCGGCATGAATAGGAAAATGCCCCAACTTGTTTTGTCGACATAGTTTTGCCCCATGCTGAAACTGCAAAGCatgaacacaaataaacattgcaATGCAATTAAATTGTCTGGAATACAGTAGAAAATTCTGTAGTGAAAAAAAGCCTTTCTATTCTTTCCAAAAGTCTTTGTAAAAGAATACAAGTGGAGAAGACTACACCTTAAAAGGCAACTCTGGATTAATCTAAGCCAAATATGGATCAGGGCCTGATTTTGGAAGATGTAATTCACCAGTTATTGGTTTCACACATGGCAATGACGAGGAACAGTGGAAAAAGTGTGacaatgaagaaagaaaattagGCCAActggcttttattttgaaagagttaATCCCATGGACCAGTGCTCACCAGTGTTTCGACAGCTACGTGGTTGTCCACAGTACAGGCTAAAATAAGAGGAGTGTTCCCCAGTTCCCCTTCCAGGTTGGCATTTGTCTGGCTGTGCGAAAGGAGTTCCTGTCCAaggaaagaggggagaggagttTACAAATTCTTTGCATGAATTTCCCTCCTCGATACGCCTTATGTTTCTACGACTTGAAGGCATTTATTTTAGTTACACTTAATTACACCGTGTCTGCgacatttgcaaaaaaaaaaatgaaatgtgagagCACAACTTCCGAAGCAAACAGCTGTGGCGGCTGTTATTCACAACATAGACTGCAACTGCCACTTCCTAAACAAACAGTCATAAAAGTCAGATTATTCATTTATCACTGTTACAGATGATGATGGCGGTTTCAAATGATTCAGGGCTGACAGCTGTTCCAGTTCTATTTTGTGAGGTCCCATCGAGTGATACAGTAGCATATTTAATTAGCTAATGTCTGAAACCCATTTAAATCcgcaaagcccccccccccccccccccacacacacacaccctctaccTCGAAAGATGGGAAAACAGAAAGATTTACAATATTGAATCAGAGGAGTTTATGAGCACACCTCCACTAAAGAATTGTGGCCCAGGCTGACAGCCAGGTGCAGGGGGGAAAGGAGGCACTTGTTCAAGATGTTTGGGTTGGCTCCAAGTGTCATCAATACCGAACAGCTCCCTCTCTGGTCCTTCTGGACAGCCCAGTGTAGAGGAGTGTTCCCCTCCTCATCGGTGACATTCATCTCTGCAGAGAACATCATCAAAGCATCAGCCATGACCCAGTCAGCGTTCGCTACCTCCACAGAGGTGGGACCTGTCGTGTTTTATGGATCAAAAGTTGTTCTGTGCAAGGGGGGGGGATCAAACTCGCTAAGCATAAATAGCTTGAGTGTGGAGGTTAAAGTCTGACATCAGGTAAAATATAATCAAAGATTAGGATTTGGTTTAAGCTTACAGTTTGGACATCTGGTCATTTCTGCCATCGGGGGAATCACATTTCTCTCCACATATTTCAGATATATTTCAATAATGGTGAAGAAGGGGTGCCTATTGTGAGGCATAAACAGACTTGTGAACGCAGAGCCTTCTCACCTTGCTGCCCGGCAACCTGCACGATCAGTTTAATGGTGCGGAGGTGTCCTTTGCATGCAGCGTAGTGCAGAGGACTGGCACCGATGCTGTCACGTGCTGCCAGGGAGCATGAATGCCTCTCCAGTGCCACGGTGTTACCCTGCTTCGCccactgaacacaaacaacagagaaGGGGTTGAGAACCAATTTAACTATGAGTTTCTCAGAAATTAGATTCAGATCTTCtcatgtctatatatatataaatatgcacacacacacacacacacacacacacacacatatacatatacatatacatacatacatacatacacacacacacacacacacacacacacacatatatatactcatatatacatacatacatacatataagtTTTGGATATGATGGCAAATAAAGTCAGTTGTTGTGAGGGGACAACGCTTAACAGAGGGAAGAGTACTGAACAAAAGTATCCCAAGTTTTTATGCCTATGTTTTCAGATTTGAAACAGGAATGCTGAATGAAAAAAGTCCATGTTTCGCCCACGGAAAGTGGATGGTTTTGGACTGTTGTCAGCTtacctcaaacacatttttagtcTCTTGACTGGTTTCGTCTCCATCAGTTACATTTTCATATCCTATATTGGACTCCTGTCTGTACACTGATTTAGTCCTTGAGAGGTGCATTGTTTCTTCTCTGCTTCATCCAGTCTGCCAATCAGAAATCcaaaacaacaggaaatatTCAGGAGAACCCTTTATACACTTAGGATACACTTAATGACATCTTATCACTCTTGACTCACTCTCAGCTGACTCACAGAGTTACGACAGCCAATGACAACCAACCGATCATTGTCGcaaaaaaagcagtttgaagTTTCCAATAGCTCATGGATACATTAGTTTCATACATTATGATGTGAGAAGACCCTGGACAGCATCAACTGGATGTGATGGATATGATCAGTTAAAAGCTAAACATCCCAGGTGTGTACACCGTAAACTATTCTGCAAACTAAAAATAAGCATTACGATCAAAACCGCTACATGTTGAGAAAACAATCTCCGACTAGTATTAAGTTTTATCTAACAATTatctaaaagttttttttttaaaaaaaacaaaaactaaactgaactgtAATACTATGAAGTCTGTATGATCATTTGAGCTTACCTGTTCTGGATGTTGTGGATGCTATGAAATTAGTTTGTTGAGTGCCATGTGTTGTCGGTGAGTGGCTTTTTATACAGCGGTGAAATTTGCCCTGAATCACATAAGCATGTACCTCAGAgaaggggtggggagggggggggcaccacATGAGAGATGATGGCCTctaatataaatacatttttttgcaCTGCTTTCAATCTAATGGGGATTACAGCCATGCCAGATATCAACTGAAACCTAAGCTTGTGAAAGTGGAGAATCAGTGTGTACTACTGACTGTCATTTTATGAGGCTTTATGACagtaataatataattttgaaattGAATAATTGGATTTAATTAAATTGCGTTTGTCGTACCCTGCTTCCCTTTTCAGTTAATTCAATACTGAAGACATTACATATGAAACGTGTGAATATCAATCAAAAGATTTAGATATTTAGAGATGACATCAGgtcaacagacaaaaacatatggACCAATAAATTCATTTCCTGTAGTTGGCAATGGGAGATCGTTAACAGTATATGTCCCGGTTTTATAGAGCCATGTTACAAGCTTACGGAGACAGCGGTCTGTAAAGTTCATCGACGAAAAGTTCAACAAACAGACTTCATTGGAACCACCGTCAAAATTTGTATGAACCAAATGTTTAAGGACCAAGCTGCATCAATAGCCTGTAACTTCAATAAACGACATGTTGATAtttcacatattaaaaaaaaaaaaaatcataaacaggGCTGTTATCTCTAGTTTTAAAAGCATGTGAACCGTTATTAATTTGCTTTATTAGCTTAGCTTGTCCACGATGTCAGTTAttgctttgcctttttttccctgcctGCATGTGTTTACTTAGTTACACCGGCTATGGGAACAGACCACAAAGTTTGATCAAGAAGCCAGTAACAATGTCCGCATAAACAGTGTATGAGTTGATGTCACTGCTTATACAACGAGCTAATCAGAAATGTCGCTGGGGTTTATTGCCGTAGATATAAGAAGTGATTTACATATTTGAGAGCTGCTAATATTCCCTTATCATAACATGAGAGTAATGGGTAAAAATTGTTTGTTGATTTAACTGCGTGACTAACCATCTGGTCAGATTAAAGTAAAGCAATGCCTGTACACAATGTGACAACTTATACACCAACCCATCACAGGCAACGGGGCAACTCTGTTGGTTGGATGGTTTGAGTTTTAAAGGGACCGCATTAATTTGTATGGAAGAATTCTATGGGCCTTGTATCGTGGTAAATTTTTGTTCCTTGTCGTTACAGAGCAATGGGCCCGTTTCAAAAGGAAAAGACTTGTGCGCATTCGATTCAAAGAGCGCATTTACAGCAGGCGACATGAAACTCCCAACCTTGTCAACCCAATagaagttgggggggggggggggggtgcagaagTTAGGCACAATACTACCAGAAATTACTAGAAAATCCTTTATGATGGGAGACACTGAGGCCAGAAGAGGGATTTAGGTGGATTATTTTCATTGAATAAcacatttttccccccctgGTTTTGTCTTGTTATTATGGCATAGTCATACTTCATTGAACGTCACTGCTCTGT contains:
- the trpa1a gene encoding transient receptor potential cation channel subfamily A member 1a — encoded protein: MHLSRTKSVYRQESNIGYENVTDGDETSQETKNVFEWAKQGNTVALERHSCSLAARDSIGASPLHYAACKGHLRTIKLIVQVAGQQEMNVTDEEGNTPLHWAVQKDQRGSCSVLMTLGANPNILNKCLLSPLHLAVSLGHNSLVEELLSHSQTNANLEGELGNTPLILACTVDNHVAVETLFQHGAKLCRQNKLGHFPIHAAAFAGAKKSMEVVLKRGEEVCMSTESHINYVDKTCSSPLHLAVRGGNLEVIKFCIAQGAKIDQQQCDKSTALHFACTQGATEAVKVMILAYDRVRDIINITDGACQTPLHKATIFDHCELAEYLISMGADIDFVDCKGHSPLLLATSCGAWRTVNLLLSHGADLKIKDKSGCNFLHLVILQPRGLKNLPTEVLQHETIRELLMDEDLEGCTPLHYACRLGIPETVKNMLGLEVSLDQKSKQKKSALHFAAEYGRINTCQRLLETMTDTRLLNDGDEKGMTPLHLASRGGHVKVVELLLRKGALFHSDYKGWTSLHHAAAEGYTQTMDTLLASNIKLLDKTDGDGNTALHLAAREGHVAAVKLLLHRGAQFILNKSDASFLHEAVHNGQKEVTNAVIESDRCEEAITTFKFNSAKRCTVMDMIELLPESFKYLLDTCIKESEDDVSSCNYSIEYNFKWLQHPLQSVRGPKDVKDNYKPLAALNAMVQYNRIELLTHPVCKKYLEMKWNAYGVKAHLLNMIVYALGVYPLTYLIVNLRPTLNKENNVTTVHMATRSLDQQCYIITTCMFLVLAMNMYAVGKELMQMVHQRLHYLHDVSNVLDWSAAICSLVFVVPLLMNLKSTWHWEAGALATLFSWVNLLLYLQRFERFGIYVVMFREICKTLLSIIVLFFYLILGFTLSFYALMIEQRNFSKVFLSLMQTFVMMVGEINYQENFLKPFLARELPFPHMSYAIFVWFVLLVPILLMNLLIGLAVGDIAEVQTNASLKQIAMQIELHTNLEEKLPKWFMKRVDQESIKEYPNKCYKGKRRIFWFGSAVQRSRTRLSPIAHQSTPLERELTKQKCRLKEISDSMEKQHNLLKLIVQKMEICSEAEDHDGPPMCRDFRDKLLSKSKWGPLLRAVTARKVKKQQSAFKI